A region of Vitis riparia cultivar Riparia Gloire de Montpellier isolate 1030 chromosome 12, EGFV_Vit.rip_1.0, whole genome shotgun sequence DNA encodes the following proteins:
- the LOC117926930 gene encoding E3 ubiquitin-protein ligase COP1-like isoform X2: MRFSRLVVTVSVTCVSSLTFRTRAIVLVVAFTSLIIRFSLIVFSIRSLLKKTSAQQISKTASPVEQFHHSLEQGCEVSVKELDTLLSVLTEKKRKMEQDEAERNMKILMEFLNSLKMQKVDELNETQNDLQYVKEDINVVERHRIELYRVRDRYSVKLRMHVDDPMATKPRTSLVGKSSSGLVSSSRKIQGGMASGNLQNKQLDGRGQASSQSLHRKDALTGLDSQCINQPGVAVVRKKRIHSQFNDLQQCYLQKRRQLVNKPHKQDERNTNVIHREGYSAGLADFQSVLTTFSQYSRLKVIAELRHGDLFHSANIVSSIEFDCDDELFATAGVSRRIKVFDFSSVVNERAEVHCPVVEMSTRSKLSCLSWNKCTKNHIASSDYEGIVTVWDVNTRQSVMEYEEHEKRAWSVDFSRTEPSRLVSGSDDCKVKVWCTNQEASVLNIDMKANICCVKYNPGSSIYIAVGSADHHIHYYDLRNTSHPLHIFSGHKKAVSYVKFLSNNELASASTDSTLRLWDVKENLPVRTFRGHTNEKNFVGLSVNSEYISCGSETNDVFVYHKEISKPVTWHKFGSPDVDDLDDDVGPYFISAVCWKSDSPTMLTANSQGTIKVLTLSA, encoded by the exons ATGCGTTTCTCACGGCTTGTGGTCACAGTTTCTGTTACATGTGTATCATCACTCACCTTCAGAACAAGAGCGATTGTCCTTGTTGTGGCGTTTACCTCACTAATAATCAGATTTTCCCTAATCGTCTTCTCGATAAGGTCG CTATTGAAGAAAACTTCTGCTCAGCAAATATCAAAAACCGCATCTCCTGTGGAACAATTTCATCATTCATTAGAACAG GGATGTGAAGTGTCAGTTAAGGAGCTAGACACCTTATTATCTGTACTTAccgagaagaaaaggaaaatggagcAAGATGAAGCAGagagaaatatgaaaattctGATGGAGTTCTTAAATAGTTTAAAGATGCAAAAAGTTGATGAGCTAAATGAG ACACAAAATGATCTCCAGTATGTCAAGGAGGACATAAATGTTGTAGAGAGACATAGAATAGAGTTGTACCGGGTGAGGGACAGGTACTCAGTAAAACTGCGGATGCATGTAGATGATCCTATGGCAACAAAACCAAGGACTTCATTAGTTGGTAAGAGCAGCAGTGGTCTTGTCTCCAGTTCTCGGAAAATACAAGGAGGGATGGCTTCAGGAAATTTGCAAAATAAGCAATTAGATGGAAGGGGTCAAGCAAGCTCTCAAAGCCTCCACAGAAAGGATGCCTTGACTGGGTTGGATTCACAATGCATTAATCAACCGGGGGTGGCTGTAGTAAGAAAAAAACGCATCCATTCTCAG TTCAATGACCTCCAACAGTGTTACCTGCAAAAGCGACGGCAGCTGGTGAACAAACCACATAAGCAGGATGAAAGGAATACCAATGTTATACACAGGGAGGGTTATAGTGCAGGTCTTGCAGATTTTCAATCTGTGTTGACCACCTTCTCACAGTACAG TCGACTGAAGGTCATTGCTGAACTCAGGCATGGGGATCTTTTTCACTCCGCCAATATTGTATCAAG CATAGAATTTGACTGTGATGATGAGTTGTTTGCTACTGCTGGAGTTTCAAGGCGCATAAAGGTTTTCGACTTCTCTTCG GTTGTGAATGAACGTGCAGAAGTGCACTGTCCTGTTGTGGAGATGTCCACTCGATCCAAACTTAGTTGCTTGAGTTGGAACAAGTGTACTAAGAATCATATAGCTAGTAGTGATTATGAGGGAATAGTAACTGTCTGGGATGTAAATACTCGACAG AGTGTGATGGAATATGAAGAGCATGAAAAACGGGCATGGAGTGTTGATTTTTCACGCACAGAACCCTCAAGGCTTGTATCTGGCAGTGATGATTGTAAG GTCAAAGTTTGGTGCACAAACCAGGAGGCTAGCGTTCTTAACATTGACATGAAAGCAAATATATGTTGTGTCAAGTATAATCCTGGATCTAGCATTTATATTGCG GTTGGTTCTGCAGACCATCACATCCACTATTATGATTTGAGAAACACCAGCCATCCACTTCATATCTTTAGTGGGCATAAGAAAGCTGTTTCATATGTGAAATTCTTGTCAAACAATGAGCTCGCTTCTGCTTCTACAGACAGCACATTGAGGTTGTGGGATGTGAAGGAAAATTTGCCA GTTCGCACCTTCAGAGGACACACTAATGAGAAGAACTTCGTGGGCCTCTCTGTAAACAGTGAATATATTTCTTGTGGCAGTGAAACAAACGACGTCTTTGTCTACCATAAG GAAATTTCCAAACCTGTAACATGGCATAAATTTGGTTCACCAGATGTAGATGATCTGGATGATGATGTAGGACCTTACTTCATCAGTGCTGTGTGCTGGAAGAGTGATAGCCCTACAATGTTGACTGCTAACAGCCAAGGAACAATCAAAGTGTTAACGCTCTCTGCTTGA
- the LOC117926930 gene encoding E3 ubiquitin-protein ligase COP1-like isoform X1, producing the protein MEEVSTGALVPLVKPVMTPSTSVAPTEAAGSADEETAEEVGVSNMDKDWLCPICMQIIKDAFLTACGHSFCYMCIITHLQNKSDCPCCGVYLTNNQIFPNRLLDKLLKKTSAQQISKTASPVEQFHHSLEQGCEVSVKELDTLLSVLTEKKRKMEQDEAERNMKILMEFLNSLKMQKVDELNETQNDLQYVKEDINVVERHRIELYRVRDRYSVKLRMHVDDPMATKPRTSLVGKSSSGLVSSSRKIQGGMASGNLQNKQLDGRGQASSQSLHRKDALTGLDSQCINQPGVAVVRKKRIHSQFNDLQQCYLQKRRQLVNKPHKQDERNTNVIHREGYSAGLADFQSVLTTFSQYSRLKVIAELRHGDLFHSANIVSSIEFDCDDELFATAGVSRRIKVFDFSSVVNERAEVHCPVVEMSTRSKLSCLSWNKCTKNHIASSDYEGIVTVWDVNTRQSVMEYEEHEKRAWSVDFSRTEPSRLVSGSDDCKVKVWCTNQEASVLNIDMKANICCVKYNPGSSIYIAVGSADHHIHYYDLRNTSHPLHIFSGHKKAVSYVKFLSNNELASASTDSTLRLWDVKENLPVRTFRGHTNEKNFVGLSVNSEYISCGSETNDVFVYHKEISKPVTWHKFGSPDVDDLDDDVGPYFISAVCWKSDSPTMLTANSQGTIKVLTLSA; encoded by the exons ATGGAGGAGGTTTCAACGGGTGCTCTGGTGCCTTTAGTGAAGCCAGTGATGACTCCCTCAACCTCCGTAGCTCCGACTGAGGCCGCCGGATCGGCAGATGAAGAGACGGCGGAAGAGGTTGGGGTCTCCAACATGGATAAAGACTGGCTCTGCCCTATTTGCATGCAAATAATCAAGGATGCGTTTCTCACGGCTTGTGGTCACAGTTTCTGTTACATGTGTATCATCACTCACCTTCAGAACAAGAGCGATTGTCCTTGTTGTGGCGTTTACCTCACTAATAATCAGATTTTCCCTAATCGTCTTCTCGATAAG CTATTGAAGAAAACTTCTGCTCAGCAAATATCAAAAACCGCATCTCCTGTGGAACAATTTCATCATTCATTAGAACAG GGATGTGAAGTGTCAGTTAAGGAGCTAGACACCTTATTATCTGTACTTAccgagaagaaaaggaaaatggagcAAGATGAAGCAGagagaaatatgaaaattctGATGGAGTTCTTAAATAGTTTAAAGATGCAAAAAGTTGATGAGCTAAATGAG ACACAAAATGATCTCCAGTATGTCAAGGAGGACATAAATGTTGTAGAGAGACATAGAATAGAGTTGTACCGGGTGAGGGACAGGTACTCAGTAAAACTGCGGATGCATGTAGATGATCCTATGGCAACAAAACCAAGGACTTCATTAGTTGGTAAGAGCAGCAGTGGTCTTGTCTCCAGTTCTCGGAAAATACAAGGAGGGATGGCTTCAGGAAATTTGCAAAATAAGCAATTAGATGGAAGGGGTCAAGCAAGCTCTCAAAGCCTCCACAGAAAGGATGCCTTGACTGGGTTGGATTCACAATGCATTAATCAACCGGGGGTGGCTGTAGTAAGAAAAAAACGCATCCATTCTCAG TTCAATGACCTCCAACAGTGTTACCTGCAAAAGCGACGGCAGCTGGTGAACAAACCACATAAGCAGGATGAAAGGAATACCAATGTTATACACAGGGAGGGTTATAGTGCAGGTCTTGCAGATTTTCAATCTGTGTTGACCACCTTCTCACAGTACAG TCGACTGAAGGTCATTGCTGAACTCAGGCATGGGGATCTTTTTCACTCCGCCAATATTGTATCAAG CATAGAATTTGACTGTGATGATGAGTTGTTTGCTACTGCTGGAGTTTCAAGGCGCATAAAGGTTTTCGACTTCTCTTCG GTTGTGAATGAACGTGCAGAAGTGCACTGTCCTGTTGTGGAGATGTCCACTCGATCCAAACTTAGTTGCTTGAGTTGGAACAAGTGTACTAAGAATCATATAGCTAGTAGTGATTATGAGGGAATAGTAACTGTCTGGGATGTAAATACTCGACAG AGTGTGATGGAATATGAAGAGCATGAAAAACGGGCATGGAGTGTTGATTTTTCACGCACAGAACCCTCAAGGCTTGTATCTGGCAGTGATGATTGTAAG GTCAAAGTTTGGTGCACAAACCAGGAGGCTAGCGTTCTTAACATTGACATGAAAGCAAATATATGTTGTGTCAAGTATAATCCTGGATCTAGCATTTATATTGCG GTTGGTTCTGCAGACCATCACATCCACTATTATGATTTGAGAAACACCAGCCATCCACTTCATATCTTTAGTGGGCATAAGAAAGCTGTTTCATATGTGAAATTCTTGTCAAACAATGAGCTCGCTTCTGCTTCTACAGACAGCACATTGAGGTTGTGGGATGTGAAGGAAAATTTGCCA GTTCGCACCTTCAGAGGACACACTAATGAGAAGAACTTCGTGGGCCTCTCTGTAAACAGTGAATATATTTCTTGTGGCAGTGAAACAAACGACGTCTTTGTCTACCATAAG GAAATTTCCAAACCTGTAACATGGCATAAATTTGGTTCACCAGATGTAGATGATCTGGATGATGATGTAGGACCTTACTTCATCAGTGCTGTGTGCTGGAAGAGTGATAGCCCTACAATGTTGACTGCTAACAGCCAAGGAACAATCAAAGTGTTAACGCTCTCTGCTTGA
- the LOC117926930 gene encoding E3 ubiquitin-protein ligase COP1-like isoform X3, with protein MEEVSTGALVPLVKPVMTPSTSVAPTEAAGSADEETAEEVGVSNMDKDWLCPICMQIIKDAFLTACGHSFCYMCIITHLQNKSDCPCCGVYLTNNQIFPNRLLDKLLKKTSAQQISKTASPVEQFHHSLEQGCEVSVKELDTLLSVLTEKKRKMEQDEAERNMKILMEFLNSLKMQKVDELNEFNDLQQCYLQKRRQLVNKPHKQDERNTNVIHREGYSAGLADFQSVLTTFSQYSRLKVIAELRHGDLFHSANIVSSIEFDCDDELFATAGVSRRIKVFDFSSVVNERAEVHCPVVEMSTRSKLSCLSWNKCTKNHIASSDYEGIVTVWDVNTRQSVMEYEEHEKRAWSVDFSRTEPSRLVSGSDDCKVKVWCTNQEASVLNIDMKANICCVKYNPGSSIYIAVGSADHHIHYYDLRNTSHPLHIFSGHKKAVSYVKFLSNNELASASTDSTLRLWDVKENLPVRTFRGHTNEKNFVGLSVNSEYISCGSETNDVFVYHKEISKPVTWHKFGSPDVDDLDDDVGPYFISAVCWKSDSPTMLTANSQGTIKVLTLSA; from the exons ATGGAGGAGGTTTCAACGGGTGCTCTGGTGCCTTTAGTGAAGCCAGTGATGACTCCCTCAACCTCCGTAGCTCCGACTGAGGCCGCCGGATCGGCAGATGAAGAGACGGCGGAAGAGGTTGGGGTCTCCAACATGGATAAAGACTGGCTCTGCCCTATTTGCATGCAAATAATCAAGGATGCGTTTCTCACGGCTTGTGGTCACAGTTTCTGTTACATGTGTATCATCACTCACCTTCAGAACAAGAGCGATTGTCCTTGTTGTGGCGTTTACCTCACTAATAATCAGATTTTCCCTAATCGTCTTCTCGATAAG CTATTGAAGAAAACTTCTGCTCAGCAAATATCAAAAACCGCATCTCCTGTGGAACAATTTCATCATTCATTAGAACAG GGATGTGAAGTGTCAGTTAAGGAGCTAGACACCTTATTATCTGTACTTAccgagaagaaaaggaaaatggagcAAGATGAAGCAGagagaaatatgaaaattctGATGGAGTTCTTAAATAGTTTAAAGATGCAAAAAGTTGATGAGCTAAATGAG TTCAATGACCTCCAACAGTGTTACCTGCAAAAGCGACGGCAGCTGGTGAACAAACCACATAAGCAGGATGAAAGGAATACCAATGTTATACACAGGGAGGGTTATAGTGCAGGTCTTGCAGATTTTCAATCTGTGTTGACCACCTTCTCACAGTACAG TCGACTGAAGGTCATTGCTGAACTCAGGCATGGGGATCTTTTTCACTCCGCCAATATTGTATCAAG CATAGAATTTGACTGTGATGATGAGTTGTTTGCTACTGCTGGAGTTTCAAGGCGCATAAAGGTTTTCGACTTCTCTTCG GTTGTGAATGAACGTGCAGAAGTGCACTGTCCTGTTGTGGAGATGTCCACTCGATCCAAACTTAGTTGCTTGAGTTGGAACAAGTGTACTAAGAATCATATAGCTAGTAGTGATTATGAGGGAATAGTAACTGTCTGGGATGTAAATACTCGACAG AGTGTGATGGAATATGAAGAGCATGAAAAACGGGCATGGAGTGTTGATTTTTCACGCACAGAACCCTCAAGGCTTGTATCTGGCAGTGATGATTGTAAG GTCAAAGTTTGGTGCACAAACCAGGAGGCTAGCGTTCTTAACATTGACATGAAAGCAAATATATGTTGTGTCAAGTATAATCCTGGATCTAGCATTTATATTGCG GTTGGTTCTGCAGACCATCACATCCACTATTATGATTTGAGAAACACCAGCCATCCACTTCATATCTTTAGTGGGCATAAGAAAGCTGTTTCATATGTGAAATTCTTGTCAAACAATGAGCTCGCTTCTGCTTCTACAGACAGCACATTGAGGTTGTGGGATGTGAAGGAAAATTTGCCA GTTCGCACCTTCAGAGGACACACTAATGAGAAGAACTTCGTGGGCCTCTCTGTAAACAGTGAATATATTTCTTGTGGCAGTGAAACAAACGACGTCTTTGTCTACCATAAG GAAATTTCCAAACCTGTAACATGGCATAAATTTGGTTCACCAGATGTAGATGATCTGGATGATGATGTAGGACCTTACTTCATCAGTGCTGTGTGCTGGAAGAGTGATAGCCCTACAATGTTGACTGCTAACAGCCAAGGAACAATCAAAGTGTTAACGCTCTCTGCTTGA